The window CATTATGATTTGTGAGGATTGAACGTTGAGATTAATTTACATAGAAATAAGTATGGCAAGTGTTAATTTCAATGGTGCTCTGCACGACTAAGTTCGTGATACTATTCCCCACCCAACACGCATCCAGCAACTAAATCTATCGCGCTTATCCTACCATGCCTCGTTTTAGCCATAGTACACTGCCTCATTATCTGACAGGTTGGATAAACGGGGCCCTCGATGAAATAGTGACTCACTTTTTTGCGTGAAATTGCGTAGtcttctcatcttcctcagtAACTTCCCTGATCACCTTACAAGGATTACCTGCTGCGATAACTCCAGAAGGAATACTCTTTACGACAATACTGCCTGCTCCTATAACCGAATTCTCACCTATTGTCACACCTGGTAGAATTACTGCGTTACCACCAACCCACACGTTGTCACCTATGGAGATCGGTAATGCATATTCCTCCCCAGTGAGACGAGATTTGTGCCCAATTGGATGGCCAGCTGTGTATACACTCACATTGGGCCCAAACATGACATTATTCCCAATATGAACTTCAGCACAATCAAGAATGACTAAGTTGTAATTGGAATAGAAATTCTCTCCAAGATGAATATTCACCCCATAATCACAATAAAAGGGTGGATCGATGCTTATCTTATCACCATAGCTGCCAAGTAATTCTCTAAGAATAcgatctttctcttcagaGCGATCTGGGCTCAATTTGTTCAGTtcatgaaatttcatttggGCATTTAGACGCAACTGCGCAACAGCAGGGTCGGCAGGTAAGTAAAGTTTTCCATTAGATGTTTGTTTCAGGATTTCCATTAATAAATTGAACGTTCTTGAGCTTAAGAGTTGCTCGAGATCTTTTTATATCTGTTGATATATCTCGAGCGTTTTGCTACCCGGAGACTAAAataagaagagaagccaTCAGCCAATTTGGATCCCTGCAAGCCATTTGATACCTTCAACAttcaatgaagaggaaTTTGTGCAGTCGTAATGTTCTAAAACAGTTCAGGTCGAAAAAAAGACTGTTTACGAAAATTCTAATTGGATTATCAACAGTTGTTGTCAATAGATCTTTCATTCTAATTCTGGTCTTGAACTAGAAAGAAATTCTACGACTTTCGATGACTTGCAAAGCGCTGAAGATGTACCACATAGTAATCTGTAGTAGTTTAATCCTTGGCAGCACCTTGCAAGACTTGCAATGCATTATCAAGGTCTTGGATCAAATCATCAGCATTTTCGCAACCTATCGACAGCCTAACTAAGAATGGATCAATCTTGGTATCACTCAAAGCTCTCCATTCAATCAGGGACTCAACTCCACCTAGCGATGTCGCATGCTGAAAATAAACAAGTTTCGCGGGAAGTTTCTTACATTGTTCCACACTTCTTAAAGTTACTGAAAAGACAGCACCATGGCCACCAGCTAATTGCCGCTGTACAAAGGCCtctttttgcaaagaagaatgatacACTTCATTAAGAACTTTCGAATATTTGGCCTTGTTCTCATGTAGAAAACTCACAATCTTTGCTGCGTTCTCTGATTGCTTCAAGACTCTCATCTCAAATGTTCTCAGGGACCTTaaaagaaggaa of the Torulaspora delbrueckii CBS 1146 chromosome 7, complete genome genome contains:
- the TDEL0G00130 gene encoding acetyltransferase (similar to Saccharomyces cerevisiae YJL218W) produces the protein MEILKQTSNGKLYLPADPAVAQLRLNAQMKFHELNKLSPDRSEEKDRILRELLGSYGDKISIDPPFYCDYGVNIHLGENFYSNYNLVILDCAEVHIGNNVMFGPNVSVYTAGHPIGHKSRLTGEEYALPISIGDNVWVGGNAVILPGVTIGENSVIGAGSIVVKSIPSGVIAAGNPCKVIREVTEEDEKTTQFHAKK